Proteins encoded within one genomic window of Brassica rapa cultivar Chiifu-401-42 chromosome A09, CAAS_Brap_v3.01, whole genome shotgun sequence:
- the LOC103838376 gene encoding pentatricopeptide repeat-containing protein At1g62680, mitochondrial, which produces MQRWLATTAKRLLHRCNNLPQKAKPRTHLPSSSFYHRWARASSTAIKRNPNDAIELFDKMVNSRPYPSIISFTKLLTSLVKLKRYDVVISLSKKMETLGIRNDLYTFNVLINCFCSCYQVSLALSLLGKMLKLGFEPDKVTLGSLVNGFCLKNRVSEAVSFVKKMVEFGYGVDIVAYNTIIDSMCKSKRADEALSFFNGLEREGVSVRPNVVTYTSLVKGLCNVGRWSDAARLLSDMIKREISPNVVTYSALVDAFVKNGKVLEAKELYEEMIRMSIEPDIVTYSSLINGLCMQDRVDEASEMFGLMVRRGCFPDVVSYNTLINGFCKAKRVEDGMRLFREMSQRGLVSSTVTYNTLIQGFFEAGDVDMAQEVFSQMDSPDIWTYNIMLGGLCDNGEVEKALVMFEDLQKSEMELDIVTYTTIIHGMCKAGKVEEAWGLFCSLSVEGVKPDVVAYSTMLSGLCSKGLHCEIDALYLKMQGDGLVLNGRKLCLRDGDITVSAEVIKELLTRATSEGCEKAVSLL; this is translated from the coding sequence ATGCAGAGATGGCTTGCGACGACGGCGAAGAGATTGCTCCACCGTTGTAATAATCTTCCACAAAAAGCCAAACCCAGAACTCATCTTCCTTCTTCAAGCTTCTACCATCGCTGGGCACGAGCTTCCTCTACCGCAATCAAGAGAAACCCAAACGACGCAATCGAATTATTCGACAAAATGGTTAACTCTCGCCCTTACCCATCAATCATCTCCTTCACTAAGCTCTTAACCTCCCTCGTAAAGCTAAAGCGATACGACGTCGTTATCTCTCTGAGCAAAAAGATGGAAACTTTAGGGATTCGAAACGATCTCTACACGTTCAATGTCCTGATCAACTGTTTCTGCAGCTGTTATCAAGTCTCTCTCGCTCTGTCCCTTCTTGGGAAGATGCTGAAGCTCGGGTTTGAGCCGGATAAGGTCACCCTTGGGTCTCTTGTTAACGGGTTCTGTCTGAAGAACAGAGTCTCTGAAGCTGTGTCCTTTGTTAAAAAGATGGTTGAGTTTGGGTATGGAGTTGACATTGTTGCTTACAACACGATTATTGATAGTATGTGTAAGAGTAAACGAGCTGATGAAGCTTTGAGTTTCTTTAATGGGCTTGAAAGGGAAGGTGTTAGTGTTAGGCCTAATGTTGTTACCTATACTTCTCTGGTGAAGGGTCTTTGTAATGTGGGGAGATGGAGTGACGCGGCTCGGTTGTTGAGTGATATGATCAAGAGGGAGATCAGTCCTAATGTGGTTACTTATAGTGCGTTGGTTGATGCGTTTGTGAAGAATGGGAAGGTTTTGGAGGCTAAAGAGTTGTACGAGGAGATGATAAGGATGTCTATAGAGCCTGATATTGTCACTTACAGTTCGTTGATCAACGGGCTTTGTATGCAGGATCGTGTGGATGAGGCTAGTGAGATGTTTGGTTTGATGGTGAGGAGAGGTTGTTTCCCTGATGTGGTGAGTTATAATACTCTCATTAATGGGTTTTGTAAGGCGAAGAGGGTTGAGGATGGGATGAGACTCTTCCGGGAGATGTCTCAGAGAGGTTTGGTGAGCAGTACAGTCACTTACAACACTCTTATACAAGGCTTTTTTGAAGCGGGGGATGTTGATATGGCTCAGGAGGTTTTTAGTCAGATGGATTCTCCTGATATATGGACTTATAACATAATGTTAGGTGGGCTTTGTGACAACGGGGAGGTGGAGAAAGCGTTGGTGATGTTTGAGGATTTGCAAAAGAGTGAGATGGAACTAGACATTGTCACATATACTACAATTATCCATGGGATGTGCAAGGCTGGTAAGGTTGAAGAAGCTTGGGGTTTGTTTTGTAGCCTCAGCGTCGAAGGAGTGAAGCCTGATGTTGTAGCGTACAGTACAATGTTGTCAGGTTTGTGTAGCAAAGGCCTGCATTGTGAAATAGACGCATTGTATTTGAAAATGCAAGGAGACGGGCTTGTGTTGAATGGTCGCAAGCTATGTCTTAGAGATGGTGACATAACTGTATCAGCCGAGGTTATCAAAGAGTTGTTGACACGTGCAACATCTGAGGGGTGTGAAAAAGCTGTTTCTCTCTTGTAA
- the LOC103838377 gene encoding MD-2-related lipid-recognition protein ROSY1-like, whose product MAISHVHPMFLLVLSLFFLPILLAQTAFITNCSPVFGGIRATGLETFVEQGRKSFNLTCSTGTVLTKGVIIAVVKRGYNLGPILNVQRYNLCDLITCPVAPGSFVITFRKLYPVGIKWHIDTKIVLNAGPGKIVNGVRVPADGSLCVDIDDYYFP is encoded by the exons ATGGCAATCTCTCACGTTCATCCTATGTTTCTTCTGGTCCTATCACTCTTCTTCTTACCTATTTTGCTGGCCCAGACCGCCTTCATTACCAACTGCA GCCCAGTGTTTGGCGGAATCAGAGCTACTGGATTGGAGACATTCGTGGAGCAGGGGAGAAAAAGCTTTAACTTAACCTGCTCTACAG GTACAGTACTCACCAAAGGAGTCATTATTGCGGTAGTTAAACGAGGCTACAATTTAGGACCAATCTTAAATGTACAACGATACAATCTCTGTGATTTGATCACATGTCCTGTTGCACCTGGCTCTTTTGTGATTACTTTTCGCAAACTATATCCTGTTGGCAtaaaa TGGCATATCGATACAAAAATAGTCCTAAACGCAGGCCCTGGTAAGATCGTTAATGGAGTGCGGGTGCCGGCCGACGGAAGTCTGTGTGTAGACATCGATGATTATTATTTTCCTTGA